Proteins encoded together in one uncultured Fusobacterium sp. window:
- a CDS encoding pyridoxal phosphate-dependent aminotransferase has product MNISNRALEMNFSPIRKLIPLADEAAKKGIKVYKLNIGQPNIVTPDSFFEGLHSYKEKIVTYSDSRGIPQLIESFVKSYKMSGINLEKEDILITQGGSEAILFTLMCICNEGDEVLVPEPFYSNYSSFSIFSGARVKPIPTCIENNFHLPSKEELESLITPKTKAIMFSNPVNPTGTVYTADEIKMIGELAIKYDLYIIADEVYRQFVYDDIPYTSIMNFEDLKDRVVLVDSISKHYSACGARIGLIASKNHELMNYILKFCQARLCVSTIEQHAAANLINTMENYIEDVKMKYKSRRDLLYGYLKRIPGVVCSKPEGAFYIFAKLPVDNAEKFAKWLLTDYSYEGKTLLIAPGPGFYQTEGKGEQEVRFSFCTNVDDIENAMIVLRRALEEYNK; this is encoded by the coding sequence ATGAATATATCAAATAGAGCATTAGAAATGAATTTTTCACCAATAAGAAAGTTGATTCCCCTTGCAGATGAAGCAGCTAAAAAAGGAATTAAAGTATATAAGCTAAATATAGGACAACCTAACATAGTTACTCCTGATTCGTTCTTTGAAGGTCTGCATAGCTACAAGGAGAAAATAGTAACATATTCAGATTCAAGAGGGATTCCACAATTGATAGAAAGTTTTGTAAAAAGTTATAAAATGAGTGGAATAAATTTAGAAAAAGAGGATATCTTAATAACACAAGGGGGAAGTGAAGCAATACTATTCACTTTAATGTGTATATGCAATGAAGGGGATGAAGTATTAGTTCCAGAACCTTTCTATTCAAACTATTCTAGTTTTTCTATATTTTCAGGAGCAAGAGTAAAACCTATACCAACATGTATAGAAAATAATTTCCATCTACCATCTAAAGAGGAGCTAGAAAGTTTAATAACTCCAAAAACAAAAGCTATTATGTTTTCTAATCCAGTAAATCCAACAGGAACAGTTTATACTGCTGATGAGATAAAAATGATAGGAGAACTAGCTATAAAATATGATTTATACATTATAGCAGATGAGGTTTACAGACAATTTGTTTATGATGATATTCCATATACATCTATTATGAATTTTGAAGATTTAAAAGATAGAGTTGTATTAGTAGATAGTATTTCAAAACATTATAGTGCTTGTGGAGCTAGAATAGGTTTAATAGCTAGTAAGAACCATGAGTTAATGAACTATATTTTAAAATTCTGTCAAGCTAGATTGTGTGTATCAACAATAGAACAACATGCAGCAGCAAACTTGATAAACACTATGGAAAACTATATAGAAGATGTAAAAATGAAATATAAAAGTAGAAGGGATCTTTTATATGGATATTTAAAGAGAATACCTGGTGTAGTTTGTTCAAAACCAGAGGGAGCATTTTATATTTTTGCAAAACTTCCAGTTGATAATGCTGAAAAATTTGCTAAGTGGCTTTTAACTGACTATTCATATGAAGGAAAGACACTTTTAATAGCTCCAGGACCTGGATTCTATCAAACAGAAGGAAAGGGAGAACAAGAGGTTAGATTCTCTTTCTGTACAAATGTAGATGATATTGAAAATGCGATGATAGTTTTAAGAAGAGCATTAGAAGAATATAATAAGTAA
- a CDS encoding DUF3298 and DUF4163 domain-containing protein → MKRLKGIIILLILLFTACGVEKEKGKEKEIEKLEYKGATNSYKYNLVIPQILNLQSEDISYFNLSLQENARLIIDELLESTDELKQDIPYEAIVNYQIKENNFGIISIVLKIYLYTGGAHGNTTLETYNIGTKNLKLINFESFFNENAQSYFEMKINDAIENEKKVKNTNGEEVVFFENPEVNIKNAVMYFEGDNIKFVFPLYELAPYSSGIPVFEFSKDEIKKYMK, encoded by the coding sequence ATGAAAAGATTAAAAGGAATAATAATATTATTAATACTATTATTTACTGCTTGTGGTGTTGAAAAAGAAAAGGGAAAAGAGAAAGAAATTGAGAAATTAGAGTATAAAGGGGCGACAAATAGTTATAAATATAATTTAGTTATTCCTCAAATTCTAAATTTACAAAGTGAAGATATATCTTATTTTAATCTTTCATTGCAAGAAAATGCTAGACTTATAATTGATGAACTTTTAGAAAGTACTGATGAATTAAAACAAGATATACCTTATGAGGCAATAGTAAATTATCAAATAAAGGAGAATAATTTTGGAATAATTTCAATAGTTTTAAAGATATATCTTTATACTGGTGGAGCTCATGGAAATACTACTTTAGAAACCTATAATATAGGGACTAAAAATCTAAAACTTATTAATTTTGAAAGTTTTTTTAATGAAAATGCTCAAAGTTATTTTGAAATGAAGATAAATGATGCTATAGAAAATGAGAAAAAAGTTAAAAATACAAATGGAGAAGAGGTTGTTTTTTTTGAAAATCCAGAGGTAAATATAAAAAATGCTGTAATGTATTTTGAAGGAGATAATATAAAATTTGTATTTCCATTGTATGAACTTGCACCTTATTCAAGTGGAATACCTGTATTTGAATTTAGTAAAGATGAGATAAAAAAATATATGAAATAA
- a CDS encoding choloylglycine hydrolase family protein, translating to MLKYIGILGCIMLLTAKISEACTGITLKTKDNKQIQARTIEWGESILKSNIIISPRNYKYQAIMPDSKNGYSWKGHYGFVGASLVDDSYIGEGVNEAGLSAGMFFFPHYGSLSKYLPEKANESITDMNLVSWILSNFSTVDEVRENINKIRIVPVMVFADGNVSPTAHWRVSDAKGNNIVIEIVNNGEVKIYDNKVGVLTNSPDFQWHTTNLNNYVHLRPGSVATYDGNGQKLFSFGMGAGALGLPGDITPPSRFVRAFFYLSSTPTPEDGYKGVTQAFQILNNFDIPIGVEYQNKKDVPKELESATQWTTAINQTDREFYYRTMYNSEIRKIDLKKIDFEKVNYQVLPMEKYKLQPYKEIIIK from the coding sequence ATGCTGAAATATATAGGAATATTAGGTTGTATTATGCTTTTAACTGCAAAAATTAGTGAAGCTTGTACTGGTATCACTTTGAAAACTAAGGATAATAAACAGATACAAGCAAGAACAATTGAGTGGGGAGAAAGTATTTTAAAAAGTAATATTATTATTTCTCCAAGAAACTATAAGTATCAAGCTATAATGCCTGACAGTAAAAATGGATACTCTTGGAAGGGACACTATGGTTTTGTAGGAGCTTCTTTAGTAGATGATAGTTACATTGGTGAGGGAGTTAATGAGGCAGGGTTAAGTGCTGGAATGTTTTTCTTTCCACATTATGGTAGTCTATCAAAATATTTACCAGAGAAGGCTAATGAATCTATAACAGATATGAATTTAGTAAGCTGGATATTATCTAACTTTTCAACAGTGGATGAGGTAAGGGAAAATATTAACAAGATAAGAATAGTACCTGTAATGGTATTTGCTGATGGAAATGTTTCACCAACTGCACATTGGAGAGTATCAGATGCTAAGGGAAATAATATAGTTATTGAGATAGTAAATAATGGTGAAGTAAAAATATATGATAATAAAGTTGGAGTTCTAACAAACTCACCAGATTTTCAATGGCATACAACTAATTTGAATAACTATGTTCACCTACGTCCAGGAAGTGTAGCAACTTATGATGGAAATGGACAAAAGCTATTTTCATTTGGAATGGGAGCAGGGGCTTTAGGTTTACCTGGAGATATAACTCCACCATCAAGATTTGTAAGGGCTTTCTTCTATCTAAGTAGTACACCAACACCAGAGGATGGCTATAAAGGAGTAACACAAGCTTTTCAAATATTGAATAATTTTGATATTCCAATAGGAGTTGAGTATCAAAATAAAAAAGATGTTCCAAAAGAGTTGGAGAGTGCAACACAATGGACTACTGCAATTAATCAAACTGATAGAGAGTTTTATTATAGAACTATGTATAATAGTGAGATAAGAAAGATAGATTTGAAAAAGATAGATTTTGAAAAAGTAAATTATCAAGTACTACCTATGGAAAAATATAAGCTTCAACCATATAAAGAGATAATTATAAAATAA
- a CDS encoding M20/M25/M40 family metallo-hydrolase codes for MINREKVTSKFIDMVKISSPSLKEREMGDYLLKTLNDLGLEVYEDNAGKENGGNCGNIVGILKAPNKKKVLFSSHMDTVLPCEKVTPVIENGIIKTDGTSVLGGDDKGGIAAILEMLRVIKENNLDHPEIIVVFSIAEEIGLRGARAFEIEKYSPDFSYILDSSGKPGVAIVQAPHSAKGEIKIIGKPAHAGINPEDGINAFTVAAHAVSKLRLGRIDKETTSNIGIVKGGEAVNIVMPEISMMYEARSFDGEKLDNLLKETNDIFEEVAKEFGAKVENGVKKGYAGFKLDENLEIINHLKKACENINLKCELKSSGGGSDANVYNAKGYVAVNLAVGMTKVHTTEEYIEIDDLVEMSKLTLEIVKELAKC; via the coding sequence ATGATTAATAGAGAAAAAGTAACTTCTAAATTTATAGATATGGTAAAAATTTCATCTCCATCACTAAAAGAGAGAGAGATGGGGGATTATCTTTTAAAAACCTTAAATGATTTAGGACTAGAAGTTTATGAAGATAATGCTGGAAAAGAAAATGGAGGAAATTGTGGAAATATAGTTGGAATTTTAAAAGCTCCAAATAAGAAAAAGGTGCTTTTTAGCTCTCATATGGATACAGTATTACCTTGTGAAAAAGTAACTCCTGTAATAGAAAATGGGATTATAAAAACTGATGGAACTTCTGTTTTAGGAGGGGATGATAAAGGTGGTATAGCTGCTATATTAGAGATGCTTAGAGTTATAAAAGAAAATAATCTAGATCATCCAGAAATTATAGTAGTTTTTTCTATTGCAGAAGAGATAGGATTACGTGGGGCAAGAGCTTTTGAAATAGAAAAGTATTCACCAGATTTCTCTTATATTCTTGATTCAAGTGGAAAACCAGGAGTTGCAATAGTTCAAGCTCCTCATTCTGCAAAGGGAGAGATAAAAATTATTGGAAAACCAGCTCATGCAGGAATAAATCCAGAAGATGGAATAAATGCTTTTACAGTAGCTGCTCATGCTGTATCAAAATTAAGATTAGGAAGAATTGACAAGGAAACAACTTCAAACATTGGTATAGTAAAAGGTGGAGAAGCTGTAAATATAGTTATGCCAGAAATTTCAATGATGTATGAAGCTAGAAGTTTTGATGGAGAAAAGTTAGATAACTTATTAAAAGAGACTAATGATATTTTTGAAGAAGTGGCAAAAGAGTTTGGAGCCAAAGTTGAAAATGGAGTAAAAAAAGGTTATGCAGGATTTAAGTTAGATGAAAATCTAGAAATTATTAACCATTTGAAAAAAGCTTGTGAAAATATTAATTTAAAATGCGAATTAAAATCTTCTGGTGGAGGAAGCGATGCTAATGTATACAATGCAAAGGGATATGTTGCTGTAAATTTAGCTGTAGGAATGACAAAAGTGCATACAACAGAAGAGTATATAGAGATAGATGATTTAGTTGAAATGTCAAAATTAACACTAGAGATAGTAAAGGAATTAGCTAAATGTTAA
- the recO gene encoding DNA repair protein RecO, whose translation MKLFDCRGIIINKRDFGEADRYITIFSENFGKISVLLKGIRKSKTREQSSADVLTLSKFTFYKKGENFILTNILTLDAYREIKENLDNLEISLYLLSILNSILVENNRKKNLFTITEKTLNFLKDNNDMRKNYILIIFYLYTLIKEEGLKFSLGEGAYFSFEGNGFFQEERKYSYRVSKIEKEIIEKVVNKRIKDIINGEYPLKEIKNVTLLFERYLNFHLGTEFNLKNYLMGVE comes from the coding sequence ATGAAACTGTTTGATTGTAGAGGAATTATAATAAATAAGAGGGATTTTGGAGAGGCAGATAGATATATTACAATTTTTTCAGAAAATTTTGGAAAAATAAGTGTTTTATTAAAGGGAATTAGAAAAAGCAAGACTAGAGAACAAAGTTCAGCAGATGTATTGACTCTTTCAAAATTTACTTTTTACAAAAAAGGTGAAAACTTTATATTGACTAATATTTTAACTTTAGATGCTTATAGAGAAATTAAAGAAAATTTGGATAATTTAGAAATATCTTTATATCTGCTATCTATTTTAAATTCTATACTTGTTGAGAATAACAGAAAAAAAAATCTATTTACTATAACAGAAAAAACTCTGAATTTTTTAAAAGATAACAATGATATGAGAAAAAATTATATTTTAATTATCTTCTATCTATATACTTTAATAAAAGAGGAAGGGTTAAAATTTAGTTTAGGCGAGGGGGCTTATTTCTCTTTTGAAGGAAATGGATTTTTTCAAGAAGAGAGAAAATATTCATATAGAGTTAGCAAGATAGAAAAGGAAATAATTGAAAAAGTTGTTAATAAAAGGATAAAAGATATAATCAATGGCGAGTATCCTTTAAAAGAAATAAAAAATGTAACACTCCTTTTTGAAAGATATTTAAACTTTCATCTAGGAACAGAATTTAATTTAAAAAATTATTTAATGGGGGTAGAGTAA
- the mreC gene encoding rod shape-determining protein MreC — protein MLKKDKTSEKKNKILFLFICIILILFFFRGTINNIVDEIGTIFFPIQKTIYNTGNYFKETSYAVTEYKHILEENRQLKNENVKLDMVVEFNKTLVEENKRLQDLLQMKKSIDLELKVAKVNFRSPSNLYERFYINLGTKDGMKKNMIVLSGKTLIGKISKVYEDYSLVDMVTGENFNLSVLTESQMLGIAKGSDEGSGELYFEPNTFENTIKSGEKVYTSGISDIYPKGLYVGYISEIDQDESQIFRSIKIKTDLDILNLSEVLIIIPKEEKEK, from the coding sequence ATGTTAAAAAAAGATAAAACTTCAGAGAAAAAAAACAAAATATTATTTTTATTTATTTGTATAATTTTGATTTTGTTTTTTTTTAGAGGTACAATTAACAATATAGTAGATGAAATAGGGACAATTTTTTTTCCAATTCAAAAAACTATATATAATACAGGGAATTATTTTAAAGAAACGTCTTATGCAGTTACAGAATACAAACATATTTTGGAAGAAAATAGACAGTTAAAAAATGAAAATGTAAAATTAGATATGGTAGTAGAGTTTAATAAAACTTTAGTTGAAGAAAATAAAAGACTACAAGATTTACTTCAAATGAAAAAATCTATTGATTTAGAATTAAAAGTTGCTAAAGTAAATTTTAGAAGTCCTAGTAATTTATATGAAAGATTCTATATAAATTTAGGGACAAAAGATGGAATGAAAAAAAATATGATTGTATTATCGGGGAAAACACTTATTGGAAAGATAAGCAAAGTTTATGAGGATTATTCTTTAGTTGATATGGTAACAGGAGAAAATTTTAATTTAAGTGTTTTAACAGAGAGTCAGATGTTAGGGATTGCCAAAGGAAGCGATGAAGGAAGTGGAGAGCTATATTTTGAGCCAAATACCTTTGAGAATACAATTAAATCTGGAGAAAAAGTTTATACTTCAGGAATAAGTGATATATATCCAAAGGGATTATATGTAGGATATATATCAGAGATTGATCAAGATGAAAGTCAAATTTTTAGAAGTATAAAGATAAAGACAGATTTAGATATTTTAAATTTAAGTGAAGTGCTTATAATAATTCCAAAAGAAGAAAAGGAGAAATAG
- a CDS encoding SAM-dependent methyltransferase, whose amino-acid sequence MKVNKEYIENIFKDSIEKNIFIKAIASSPVDKKSEYTKVNLKPVRIKEEIFIQFEEFKDKKAYHENICFASAMIKISDILEKFKQLLISVNGADYQILKGKQDFNLKKSENTKVLKDLDHNKKKNYLIEDGTPVPFLIKLGVMGEDGKVFKNSYDKFRQINKYLEFIDDTIRELQNKKLIGDHIKFVDFGCGKSYLTFALHYYLKDIKNFTFEIIGLDLKKDVMKKCNDIAKELKCENLEFLTGNIKDFDKLQNVDIIFSLHASCNNATDYALLKGLELNAKAILAVPCCQHEFNEKMSNTKNSKFFDKEMPLGKHGILFEKYTSLATDAFRAQALELCGYKTQVMEFIDMEHTPKNILIRGIKDKVNTESLKRRFNEYEKFKSFLGIEPLLDSLLSPYYLIKL is encoded by the coding sequence ATGAAAGTAAATAAAGAATATATAGAAAATATTTTTAAAGATAGTATAGAAAAAAATATATTTATAAAAGCTATTGCTTCAAGTCCAGTGGATAAAAAATCTGAGTATACAAAAGTTAATCTAAAACCTGTACGTATAAAAGAAGAGATTTTTATACAATTTGAAGAGTTTAAAGATAAAAAAGCTTACCATGAAAATATATGTTTTGCTTCAGCTATGATTAAAATTTCAGATATTTTAGAAAAATTTAAACAACTTTTAATCTCTGTCAATGGAGCAGATTATCAAATTTTAAAGGGAAAGCAAGATTTTAACTTAAAGAAAAGTGAAAATACAAAGGTATTAAAAGATTTAGATCACAATAAAAAGAAAAATTATCTAATAGAAGATGGAACTCCAGTACCATTTTTAATTAAATTAGGGGTTATGGGAGAAGATGGAAAGGTATTTAAAAATAGTTATGATAAGTTTAGACAGATCAATAAGTATCTTGAATTTATAGATGATACTATTAGAGAGTTACAAAATAAAAAATTAATTGGAGATCATATAAAATTTGTTGATTTTGGTTGTGGAAAATCATATTTAACTTTTGCTCTTCATTATTATTTAAAAGATATTAAAAACTTTACTTTTGAGATAATAGGGTTAGATCTGAAGAAAGATGTAATGAAAAAATGTAATGATATTGCTAAAGAGCTAAAATGTGAAAACTTAGAGTTCCTTACTGGAAATATAAAAGATTTTGATAAATTACAAAATGTAGATATAATCTTCTCTCTTCATGCTTCTTGTAATAATGCTACTGACTATGCTCTTTTAAAGGGATTAGAGTTAAATGCTAAGGCTATATTAGCAGTACCTTGTTGTCAACATGAGTTTAATGAAAAGATGAGTAACACTAAAAATAGTAAGTTTTTTGATAAAGAGATGCCACTAGGAAAACATGGAATACTATTTGAGAAATATACATCTTTAGCAACAGATGCTTTTAGAGCACAAGCTTTAGAATTATGTGGATATAAAACACAGGTAATGGAGTTTATTGATATGGAGCATACTCCTAAAAATATCTTGATTAGAGGAATAAAAGATAAGGTAAATACAGAGTCACTAAAAAGAAGATTTAATGAATATGAAAAATTTAAAAGCTTTTTAGGAATAGAACCTCTTTTAGACTCTCTATTATCTCCATACTATCTAATTAAATTATAA
- a CDS encoding heavy metal translocating P-type ATPase → MNIKEYDVLNLGCAGCAAKIQYEGSLIAGVINSNLDLQKKKMTLEVEKDFDEDSFLEKINKIADKLEPGTKIQKKSMEKTKIYSIENLHCAGCAAKIQSSITNLPEVENCNVDIYKNQITIELKNSVDDEFFDRINTIADKIEPGTKFIKINDDDDEIDSEKRALEIAREEAKEKREKLLLLIGAILFVTSIFLKPLPNIRLAVSIIAYLVLGGDVVVKSFKNITKGNFLDENFLMTIATFGAFYLGETIEAVGVMLFYKVGEYFQESAVKSSRKSIEKLMDIKPEFANIRNEKNEIVQVSPKKLRIGDTIIVKAGEKVPVDGTVIKGESSLNTAALTGESLPVDVSIGSEILSGSLNGSGVLEVKVTKLFSDSTVSKIIEMVENASNKKAESEKFITKFARYYTPIVVFTAIIVGIILPLFLGNFNIWFGRALIFLVISCPCALVLSVPLTFFSSIGNASKKGILIKGGNYLETLTSINAIVFDKTGTLTKGKFKIDKLEPINCSEDKLLETAKIGEFYSTHPIGKAILNYGSVKIDEDYIEGYKEISGLGVLSYYEGKIILIGNYKMMKEYNIDAEEKHYAGTVLYVAEDDEFLGYIYISDEIKEDSLATINSLKKLSIKSYMLTGDSKLIGEVVGEKLTIEKENIFTQLLPQDKVAKFEEIKNNNNGKVAFVGDGVNDAPVLSLADIGIAMGGVGSDIAIEAADVVLMKDEPSKIVELLEIAKQNKKVVIQNITFALGIKIIVMILGVLGFANMWMAIFSDVGVSLLAVLNASFGTKRR, encoded by the coding sequence ATGAACATAAAAGAGTATGATGTCTTAAATCTTGGATGTGCTGGATGTGCTGCCAAAATTCAATATGAGGGAAGTTTAATTGCTGGAGTTATCAATAGTAATTTAGATCTTCAAAAGAAAAAGATGACCCTTGAAGTTGAAAAAGATTTTGACGAAGATAGCTTTTTAGAAAAAATCAATAAAATTGCTGATAAATTAGAACCTGGAACAAAAATTCAAAAAAAATCAATGGAGAAAACAAAAATCTACTCTATTGAAAATCTACACTGTGCTGGATGTGCTGCTAAAATTCAAAGTAGTATCACTAATCTACCTGAAGTTGAAAATTGTAATGTTGATATTTATAAAAACCAAATTACTATCGAATTAAAAAATAGTGTTGATGATGAGTTCTTTGACAGAATAAACACTATTGCTGATAAAATTGAACCTGGTACTAAGTTTATTAAAATCAATGATGACGATGATGAGATAGATTCAGAAAAAAGAGCTTTAGAAATAGCTAGAGAGGAAGCAAAAGAAAAAAGAGAAAAACTGCTTCTTTTAATTGGAGCTATTCTATTTGTTACTTCTATCTTTTTAAAACCTTTACCTAATATAAGATTAGCTGTTTCAATTATTGCTTATTTAGTTTTAGGTGGAGATGTTGTTGTAAAATCATTTAAAAATATTACTAAAGGAAATTTCTTAGATGAAAACTTCCTAATGACAATAGCTACTTTTGGAGCTTTCTATTTAGGGGAAACTATAGAAGCTGTTGGAGTTATGTTATTCTACAAAGTAGGAGAATATTTCCAAGAATCAGCAGTTAAAAGTTCAAGAAAATCTATTGAAAAGCTTATGGATATTAAACCTGAATTTGCAAATATTAGAAATGAAAAAAATGAAATTGTTCAAGTTTCTCCTAAAAAATTAAGAATAGGAGATACTATAATTGTTAAAGCTGGAGAAAAAGTTCCAGTAGATGGAACTGTTATAAAAGGTGAAAGTAGTTTAAATACAGCTGCATTAACTGGGGAGTCTTTACCTGTTGATGTAAGTATAGGAAGTGAAATTTTAAGTGGTAGCTTAAATGGTTCTGGAGTTTTAGAAGTTAAAGTAACTAAACTTTTCTCAGATTCAACTGTTAGTAAAATTATTGAAATGGTTGAAAATGCTAGTAATAAAAAAGCTGAGTCAGAAAAATTTATTACAAAATTTGCTAGATATTATACTCCAATAGTTGTTTTTACTGCTATAATAGTTGGAATTATTCTTCCTTTATTCTTAGGAAACTTTAACATCTGGTTTGGAAGAGCATTAATATTCTTAGTTATCTCTTGTCCATGTGCTTTAGTACTTTCTGTTCCTTTAACTTTCTTTAGTAGTATTGGAAATGCCTCAAAAAAAGGTATCTTAATTAAAGGTGGAAACTACTTAGAAACATTGACATCTATCAATGCTATTGTATTTGATAAAACTGGTACTTTAACTAAGGGAAAATTTAAAATTGATAAATTAGAACCTATTAATTGTAGCGAAGATAAACTTTTAGAAACTGCTAAAATTGGAGAGTTTTACTCTACACACCCAATTGGAAAAGCTATTTTAAATTATGGTTCAGTAAAAATTGATGAAGATTATATTGAAGGATATAAAGAGATCTCTGGATTAGGAGTTCTTTCATATTATGAAGGAAAAATTATACTTATTGGAAACTACAAAATGATGAAAGAATACAATATTGATGCTGAAGAAAAACACTATGCTGGAACTGTGTTGTATGTTGCTGAAGATGATGAGTTCTTAGGATATATCTATATTTCAGATGAAATTAAAGAAGATTCATTAGCTACTATAAATTCTCTAAAAAAATTAAGTATTAAAAGTTATATGTTAACAGGAGATAGCAAACTGATTGGAGAGGTTGTTGGGGAGAAATTAACAATTGAAAAGGAAAATATCTTCACTCAGCTTTTACCACAAGATAAGGTTGCAAAATTTGAAGAGATTAAAAATAACAATAATGGTAAAGTTGCTTTTGTTGGAGATGGTGTAAATGATGCCCCTGTTCTTTCTCTAGCTGATATAGGAATTGCTATGGGAGGAGTTGGAAGTGATATAGCTATTGAAGCTGCTGATGTAGTTTTAATGAAAGATGAGCCATCTAAAATTGTAGAGCTTTTAGAGATAGCAAAACAAAATAAAAAAGTTGTTATTCAAAATATAACATTTGCTCTTGGAATAAAGATTATTGTTATGATTTTAGGAGTTCTTGGTTTTGCTAATATGTGGATGGCTATTTTCTCTGATGTTGGGGTATCTCTTTTAGCTGTTCTTAATGCTTCTTTTGGAACAAAAAGAAGATAA